In Candidatus Polarisedimenticolaceae bacterium, a genomic segment contains:
- a CDS encoding TlpA disulfide reductase family protein: MTSHTGGSTSWNWKLMLGLLTLLATGTTYRIRNLPDDTRAHLTGTNRPAPTFTLQDMEGATRTLEEFRGKAVILNFTATWCGPCDSELPIFRKFVQEHPDDPIALVGVDFDEAAPTVARYAREKGVNYPILIDHGGSVAKAFGVVAFPTTCFIDEEGNVRGFYVGAFEGPVGDMSFRQIVNVQLGQILAASRMSRHLCEPAPDTSPLSVQASWALSRLACACGCGARVLDCDCVEPRGGREIREYYGRLREDKDLSIDNAKQIVLWKYKDKYVW, from the coding sequence ACTGGAAGCTCATGCTCGGGTTGTTGACGCTCCTCGCGACTGGTACGACCTATCGGATTCGGAATCTGCCGGACGATACCAGAGCGCATCTCACTGGCACGAATCGCCCAGCGCCTACTTTCACGCTCCAGGACATGGAGGGTGCCACCCGCACACTCGAGGAGTTTCGCGGCAAGGCCGTAATCCTGAATTTCACGGCGACGTGGTGTGGCCCTTGCGATTCAGAGCTACCGATCTTTCGGAAGTTCGTTCAGGAGCATCCAGATGATCCGATTGCCCTTGTGGGCGTCGATTTCGATGAGGCCGCGCCTACTGTCGCTCGCTACGCTAGGGAAAAGGGTGTGAACTATCCGATCCTCATCGATCACGGAGGATCGGTCGCGAAAGCCTTCGGCGTTGTTGCTTTTCCGACGACGTGTTTCATTGACGAAGAGGGGAACGTGAGAGGCTTCTACGTAGGAGCGTTCGAGGGGCCAGTCGGAGACATGTCGTTTCGGCAAATAGTGAATGTTCAGTTGGGGCAGATCCTGGCTGCGTCCAGAATGAGTCGTCACCTCTGCGAGCCTGCGCCCGATACTTCGCCACTCTCAGTGCAAGCGTCATGGGCGCTCTCTCGTCTTGCGTGCGCCTGTGGCTGCGGTGCGCGAGTGCTTGACTGCGATTGCGTCGAGCCAAGGGGCGGCCGAGAAATAAGGGAGTATTACGGCCGGCTTCGAGAGGACAAAGACCTCTCGATCGACAATGCCAAGCAAATTGTCTTGTGGAAGTACAAGGACAAGTATGTCTGGTGA